In Parasegetibacter sp. NRK P23, a single genomic region encodes these proteins:
- a CDS encoding DUF4998 domain-containing protein gives MKRKINGMKNIPSFKILTLGCMLVALSCSRKATDFKDFLDDKELVFPGKVTNVTVLPGKQRLMLKWPPSPDPSITKYLVYWNNKMDSLVVNATSHDPKDTVAVLINNLDEYNYSFQLFAYDAEGNRSVVTELNNAQSYGATYQNGLYNRLPRENTPYVVNNDGSATLYFVAPDTINITTRIQYTNAAGQAAVAFIGPDETSVTLPSYKQGEPITFQSSFVPVRNALDTFLTNFVDTFPDVFRLVQCNKGLFREYGMWGDMSAWEGNTSTWRLWDGSNGPQGWPDVFHSGGGAVPGTFSFDMGAVYNNLYEFEETGRNCCHNPTEFEVWGIADITNAVPPLNPTDANWKTEMQNKGWTLIANVVRGDDGVAARKFRFIENVPPVRYMRVRVLKNANGESYVNLSELTFWNKE, from the coding sequence ATGAAACGAAAAATTAACGGGATGAAAAATATTCCTTCTTTCAAAATACTCACGCTGGGCTGCATGCTGGTAGCGCTGTCCTGCTCCAGGAAAGCAACGGATTTTAAAGACTTTCTCGATGATAAGGAACTGGTGTTCCCCGGGAAAGTCACCAATGTAACCGTGCTTCCGGGAAAACAAAGGCTGATGCTGAAGTGGCCTCCAAGTCCTGATCCGTCCATTACAAAATACCTGGTGTACTGGAACAATAAAATGGATTCGCTGGTGGTGAACGCCACCTCACACGATCCAAAGGATACTGTTGCGGTATTGATCAATAACCTGGATGAATACAATTACTCCTTCCAACTCTTCGCTTACGATGCCGAAGGCAACAGGTCGGTGGTTACCGAACTCAACAATGCCCAGAGTTATGGCGCCACTTACCAGAATGGCCTGTACAACCGGCTTCCACGGGAAAATACTCCTTATGTGGTGAACAACGACGGTTCCGCCACACTGTATTTTGTTGCACCGGATACCATCAACATCACCACGCGCATTCAATATACCAATGCGGCCGGACAGGCGGCCGTGGCTTTTATTGGGCCGGATGAAACATCGGTTACCCTGCCCAGTTATAAACAGGGCGAACCCATTACTTTTCAATCTTCTTTCGTGCCGGTACGCAATGCGTTGGATACTTTCCTGACCAATTTCGTGGATACGTTCCCCGATGTTTTCCGCCTGGTACAATGCAACAAAGGTTTGTTCCGCGAGTATGGCATGTGGGGCGATATGTCGGCATGGGAAGGGAATACCAGTACATGGCGGCTTTGGGATGGCTCCAATGGTCCGCAGGGATGGCCCGATGTGTTCCACAGTGGCGGCGGTGCGGTACCGGGTACTTTCAGTTTCGATATGGGAGCCGTTTACAATAATCTGTATGAGTTTGAAGAAACCGGAAGAAACTGCTGCCATAACCCGACTGAATTTGAAGTGTGGGGAATTGCCGATATTACCAACGCGGTTCCGCCGTTGAACCCAACCGATGCCAACTGGAAAACAGAGATGCAGAACAAAGGCTGGACGCTGATCGCGAACGTGGTGCGCGGCGACGATGGTGTTGCGGCGCGGAAATTCAGGTTCATCGAAAATGTCCCTCCCGTCCGTTATATGCGCGTACGTGTATTGAAGAACGCCAATGGTGAATCTTATGTGAACCTGAGCGAGCTTACTTTCTGGAACAAAGAATAA
- a CDS encoding sodium:solute symporter: protein MIQAPDLIISIVYVLLIVGIGIYTGYRARRAPEGKTAGAYFLAGRSLRWPAIGLALFATNISTVHLVSLAQSGFDSGLLYGNFEWMSAFTLILLALFFAPFYIKSGVATLPDFLEKRYDRSSRNWLVIVSIVSAIVIHIAFSMLAGGIVLETLFGIDLYLSVIVISVITTIYTVLGGLKAVVVTESIQTVVLITGAVVISAAAFFKMGGWEPMVKVLQEQGEMSRLSMMRPSGDESGMSWYAVFLGYPVLGIWYWCADQTIVQRVLGAKDENHARVGPLFCGFIKILPVFIFVLPGLFAFTLAQSGLLDVSALRSMDAAGNETVNSKGIYTLMITQLLPTGLVGVLVAALLSGLMSQVSGALNSISTMVSYDIYRQRYPKASDARLVKVGKISAGVALVLSLALLPLLNRYESIFSGLNDIIAHIAPPITAVFLMGIFWRKASAKSAKLTLWLGSALGAVVFALNKIHPGNPMGNIHFMMLAFYLFCVCLLMQVVFSLVFPVQHTPVSEGLYWRSFREPLKAGGWKGIGNYKVLSAILFVVMLTLFYLFR from the coding sequence ATGATACAAGCGCCCGATCTTATCATCAGTATAGTATATGTGCTCCTGATTGTGGGCATTGGCATCTACACGGGCTACAGGGCCCGTCGTGCACCGGAGGGGAAAACCGCGGGGGCTTATTTCCTTGCAGGAAGATCACTCCGCTGGCCCGCGATCGGCCTGGCGCTTTTCGCGACCAATATTTCCACCGTGCACCTGGTGAGTCTGGCTCAGAGTGGATTCGACAGCGGCTTATTGTACGGGAACTTCGAGTGGATGTCGGCCTTCACCCTTATTTTGCTCGCGCTGTTCTTCGCGCCTTTCTACATTAAATCAGGCGTGGCCACTTTACCCGATTTTCTTGAGAAAAGATATGACCGATCCAGCAGGAACTGGCTCGTGATCGTTTCTATTGTGTCTGCCATCGTGATCCATATTGCCTTTTCTATGCTGGCAGGGGGCATCGTGCTGGAAACGCTTTTCGGTATTGATCTGTACCTGAGCGTGATTGTGATATCGGTAATCACCACAATTTATACGGTGCTGGGCGGATTGAAAGCCGTGGTGGTAACGGAGTCTATTCAAACGGTAGTGCTCATCACTGGTGCGGTGGTGATTTCGGCGGCTGCCTTTTTCAAAATGGGCGGATGGGAACCGATGGTAAAAGTACTGCAGGAGCAGGGAGAGATGAGCCGCCTTTCGATGATGCGCCCTTCGGGCGATGAAAGCGGTATGAGCTGGTACGCCGTATTCCTGGGGTATCCCGTACTGGGCATCTGGTATTGGTGCGCCGACCAGACCATCGTACAACGGGTACTCGGTGCGAAGGATGAGAACCATGCGCGGGTGGGACCTCTATTTTGTGGATTCATAAAAATACTTCCGGTATTCATCTTCGTGTTGCCCGGGTTGTTCGCGTTCACCCTGGCGCAATCGGGGTTGCTGGATGTGTCTGCACTAAGATCAATGGACGCGGCAGGCAACGAAACGGTGAACAGCAAAGGCATTTATACACTAATGATCACACAATTGCTGCCCACGGGACTAGTGGGTGTATTGGTGGCGGCATTGTTGTCGGGCTTGATGAGCCAGGTTTCTGGAGCGTTGAATTCCATCTCAACGATGGTGAGCTATGATATTTACCGACAGCGGTATCCGAAAGCCAGTGATGCCAGGCTGGTAAAGGTGGGGAAAATAAGTGCGGGTGTGGCCCTGGTGTTGTCGCTGGCGCTGTTGCCCCTGTTGAACCGGTATGAAAGTATTTTCAGCGGATTAAACGACATCATCGCACATATCGCACCGCCGATAACGGCCGTTTTCCTGATGGGGATATTCTGGCGAAAGGCATCTGCGAAGTCGGCGAAGCTCACGCTATGGTTGGGTTCTGCTTTGGGTGCGGTCGTATTCGCCTTAAACAAAATTCATCCCGGGAATCCGATGGGAAACATTCACTTCATGATGCTGGCCTTTTATCTTTTTTGTGTGTGTCTCCTGATGCAGGTGGTATTCTCTTTAGTATTTCCTGTTCAGCATACACCGGTGAGTGAAGGTTTGTACTGGCGCTCGTTTCGTGAGCCCTTAAAAGCAGGGGGCTGGAAGGGGATCGGCAACTATAAGGTGTTGTCGGCCATCCTTTTTGTTGTGATGCTCACGCTTTTTTATTTATTCAGGTAA
- a CDS encoding sialate O-acetylesterase, whose product MSCRMMRHLVVTVMLSVFGTAGVAQPTLPKIFGDSMVLQRDLPVKIWGWAAPGEAITICFHQQTAETKTGTDGKWYLQLKPEKAGGPYDMEIQGTTTRVLKGILMGDVWVCSGQSNMEFPVKGWSEVLNAEEEIRNADYPNIRLFTVEKNIAALPADDLKGGHWQSCNPGAISPFSAVGYFFGRAIHQRTGVPIGLINTTWGGTNIETWTSREGFEGSADFSQWIASFPKITLDSMYALRRKEAEEYIGGLQRIIGDTAGSASWKEIDYDHHGWLKMVLPGLWDNQDWGARFDGVVWYRKELWLEDEPGKESMLHLGMIDDSDETYLNGVKLGSTAGYNVHRVYRIPDGILRKGKNTIAVKVDDSGAGGGIYGDSAQLFLSTGNKRISLSGSWAYHLYEARVSTNNIGANEYPSLLYNAMIHPLVPFGIKGAIWYQGEANVQNAKAYAKQFPLMISDWRRHWQQGNFPFYFVQLTSFNEAGGNSNKGSKWAELREAQQMATKLPHTGMAVTIDIGDANDIHPRNKQGVGARLAALALQKTYGIDTVASGPVFQGMKINGNTITVRFAQTGPGLALKPGDTDLNGFEVAASDGVFYPATAVIQNNKVMVAADQVKKPVAVRYAWADDAGAANLFNKAGLPAAPFRTDAQQP is encoded by the coding sequence ATGAGTTGTAGAATGATGCGGCATTTGGTGGTTACAGTCATGCTTTCTGTTTTCGGAACAGCAGGTGTTGCGCAACCAACCCTCCCAAAAATATTCGGCGACAGCATGGTCTTGCAGCGTGATCTTCCCGTAAAAATATGGGGATGGGCTGCGCCTGGAGAAGCCATTACCATTTGTTTTCACCAGCAAACAGCGGAAACGAAAACAGGTACGGATGGTAAATGGTACCTTCAGTTGAAACCCGAAAAAGCAGGTGGTCCTTATGATATGGAAATACAGGGAACTACCACGCGGGTGCTGAAAGGTATTCTTATGGGCGATGTATGGGTGTGCTCCGGTCAGTCCAATATGGAGTTTCCGGTAAAAGGATGGTCGGAGGTACTTAATGCGGAAGAAGAAATCCGCAACGCGGACTATCCCAACATACGATTATTCACGGTTGAAAAGAACATCGCCGCACTGCCGGCAGACGATCTGAAGGGCGGCCATTGGCAAAGTTGTAACCCCGGAGCGATCAGCCCGTTTTCCGCGGTCGGTTATTTTTTCGGAAGGGCCATTCACCAGAGAACAGGCGTACCCATCGGGCTGATCAATACTACCTGGGGCGGCACCAATATTGAAACCTGGACCAGCAGGGAAGGTTTTGAAGGATCGGCGGATTTCAGCCAATGGATCGCTTCGTTTCCCAAAATTACGTTGGATTCGATGTATGCCTTGCGGCGGAAAGAAGCGGAAGAATACATCGGCGGTTTACAACGCATCATCGGCGATACGGCAGGTTCGGCAAGCTGGAAAGAAATAGATTACGACCATCATGGCTGGCTAAAAATGGTATTGCCGGGACTTTGGGATAACCAAGATTGGGGGGCGCGTTTCGATGGCGTGGTATGGTACCGGAAAGAACTGTGGCTGGAAGATGAACCCGGTAAAGAAAGTATGCTGCACCTCGGCATGATCGATGACAGCGATGAAACCTACCTCAATGGGGTGAAACTTGGAAGCACAGCAGGTTATAATGTGCACCGCGTGTACCGTATTCCGGATGGAATTTTACGGAAAGGGAAAAATACCATCGCCGTAAAAGTGGATGACTCCGGCGCAGGCGGCGGTATTTATGGCGACTCCGCGCAGCTATTCCTTTCAACAGGTAATAAGCGTATATCCCTTTCCGGTAGTTGGGCCTATCACCTCTACGAAGCGCGGGTATCTACCAATAACATCGGTGCGAATGAATACCCTTCTCTCCTGTACAATGCCATGATACACCCGTTGGTACCTTTCGGTATAAAAGGAGCCATCTGGTACCAGGGCGAGGCCAATGTGCAGAACGCAAAAGCATATGCAAAACAATTCCCACTCATGATCTCCGATTGGAGAAGGCATTGGCAACAGGGTAATTTCCCTTTTTACTTCGTGCAGCTCACCAGCTTTAACGAGGCTGGTGGCAACAGCAACAAAGGAAGCAAATGGGCTGAATTACGCGAAGCGCAACAAATGGCCACCAAATTGCCGCATACGGGGATGGCCGTTACCATCGACATCGGCGACGCCAACGATATTCATCCCCGCAACAAACAGGGAGTAGGTGCGCGCCTCGCAGCGCTTGCCCTGCAAAAAACGTATGGAATAGATACAGTTGCTTCCGGTCCTGTGTTTCAGGGGATGAAAATAAATGGCAACACAATCACAGTTCGGTTTGCGCAAACAGGTCCGGGCCTGGCACTTAAACCTGGTGATACTGACTTAAATGGATTTGAAGTTGCCGCTTCGGATGGTGTTTTCTATCCCGCGACAGCGGTGATTCAAAACAATAAAGTGATGGTTGCCGCGGACCAGGTGAAAAAGCCGGTGGCGGTGCGTTATGCCTGGGCCGATGACGCAGGAGCGGCGAATCTTTTCAATAAAGCAGGGTTGCCGGCAGCACCCTTCCGGACAGACGCACAGCAGCCCTAA
- a CDS encoding enolase C-terminal domain-like protein — MIHKVQVSDRRFPLGKGAGSDAIHRDPVYSYAVTTLVDSSGHEGTGLAFTLGEGNELVCAAAAFYAEQLKGKDIEEVMADFGQLFYQLSNEQQFRWLGPHKGVVHLALASVTNACYDLWAKKKGVPLWKLLIDLSPEQILATLDLSYLEDELTREEALTLLQENNAGTEQRKTILSAGYPGYDTSIGWFNYTDEQVRENVKKAVGEGFTAMKLKVGSPDAQRDIRRANLVREAAGDAATIMLDANQQWNLPRAISICGALKAMNPYWIEEPTHPDDVLAHKTLADAIAPVKLALGEHVPNRILFKNYLQTGAAGFIQADAVRLGGVSEFITVSLLCRKYGIPVVPHVGDMGQLHQHLVLFNHISLGHEALFLEHIPHLRTHFVHPVQVSGGVYKVPQEAGSSCELKPV, encoded by the coding sequence ATGATTCATAAAGTTCAGGTATCCGACAGGCGCTTCCCACTCGGGAAGGGAGCCGGAAGCGATGCCATACACCGCGATCCCGTTTATTCCTACGCTGTTACTACTTTGGTGGATTCCAGCGGCCATGAAGGAACAGGGTTGGCTTTTACATTGGGCGAAGGGAATGAACTGGTTTGCGCAGCGGCGGCTTTTTATGCGGAACAGCTCAAAGGGAAGGATATTGAAGAAGTGATGGCGGACTTCGGCCAATTGTTTTATCAACTAAGCAACGAGCAGCAGTTCCGTTGGCTCGGTCCGCACAAGGGCGTGGTACACCTGGCGCTCGCTTCGGTTACCAATGCCTGTTACGACCTGTGGGCAAAAAAGAAAGGCGTGCCCTTGTGGAAGCTGCTTATCGATCTTTCCCCTGAACAAATACTCGCCACACTTGATCTTTCTTACCTCGAAGATGAACTGACCCGCGAAGAAGCATTGACATTGCTGCAAGAAAACAATGCGGGAACGGAACAACGGAAAACTATTCTGTCGGCAGGTTACCCGGGATACGATACTTCCATCGGTTGGTTCAATTACACGGATGAACAGGTAAGGGAGAATGTGAAGAAAGCCGTGGGCGAAGGGTTTACGGCCATGAAACTGAAAGTTGGGTCACCGGACGCGCAACGGGATATCCGCAGGGCCAACCTGGTGCGGGAAGCAGCGGGTGATGCCGCAACCATTATGCTGGATGCCAACCAGCAATGGAACCTGCCCCGGGCCATTTCCATTTGCGGAGCCCTTAAAGCAATGAATCCATACTGGATCGAGGAACCCACCCATCCCGATGATGTGCTGGCGCACAAAACCCTTGCTGATGCCATCGCGCCGGTGAAACTGGCGCTGGGCGAGCATGTGCCGAACCGGATACTATTTAAAAATTACCTGCAAACCGGTGCGGCGGGTTTTATACAGGCGGATGCGGTACGGCTGGGCGGCGTGAGTGAGTTTATCACGGTAAGCCTCTTGTGCAGAAAGTATGGCATTCCCGTGGTGCCGCATGTAGGGGATATGGGACAACTGCACCAGCACCTGGTATTGTTCAACCACATCAGCCTGGGACATGAGGCGCTTTTCCTTGAACACATTCCGCACCTCCGAACGCATTTTGTGCATCCGGTACAGGTTTCCGGAGGGGTGTACAAGGTGCCGCAGGAAGCCGGAAGCAGTTGCGAGCTGAAACCAGTATAG
- a CDS encoding glycoside hydrolase N-terminal domain-containing protein has product MYCKKNSFLLLLFVVFAWPVFAQKTEETPMPLRIWFDKPATQWEATLPLGNGRLGMMPDGGVLKENIVLNDITLWSGAPQDANNYEAYKKLPEIQKLLLEGKNDQAQALIDKDFVCTGKGSGAEPFGCFQTLGNLTFNFQYKGLKADEVTFSDYARTLSLNNAVAVASYKVGKVAYHREYFTSFGNDVGITRLTADKPGSISMTVALSREEKGNVTVSNNTIEMEGQLENGTNGKGMRYIAKVRLRVKGGTVATSGKELVVKDASEVTVFFSAKTDFRDPDYLAHAEQALQGAMKTPYEKEKKKHTTAYQRFFNRMSLSLGAGNTEHLPTDKRLELFYNATPPDNQLPVLFYQFSRYLSISSTRVGLLPPNLQGLWAHQIRTPWNGDYHLDVNVQMNHWGVEAGNLSELNLPLADLVKNLVPHGERTAKAYYNAEGWVAHVITNPWMFTEPGESASWGVTKSGSGWLCNNLWDHYIFSNDQQYLKDIYPVLKGSAQFYASILIKDPKTGWLVTSPSSSPENSFYMPDGSGKHASICMGATIDNQIIRELFTNVITASETLNTDADFRNQLKETLRQIPPPGVVAPDGRLMEWLEDYKETDPEHRHISHLYGLYPANLITPSQTPELAEACKKSLNVRGDDGPSWAIAYKQLFWARLHDGNRAYKLFREIMKPTLQTHINYGAGGGVYPNLLSAGPPFQIDGNFGAGAGIAEMLLQSHEGFIHFLPAIPDVWKAKGKVTGMKARGNLTVDFEWENGVVTNFEISSSGKILPDVETYGSGIRVNASGKPSVKVKVNGQMQDVLVELYKKRR; this is encoded by the coding sequence ATGTATTGTAAGAAGAATAGTTTTTTATTACTGCTGTTTGTTGTTTTTGCATGGCCCGTTTTTGCGCAGAAAACGGAGGAAACGCCAATGCCATTGCGGATCTGGTTCGATAAGCCTGCCACACAATGGGAGGCCACGCTGCCCCTGGGCAATGGCCGTCTGGGTATGATGCCCGATGGTGGCGTACTGAAGGAAAATATCGTATTGAATGATATTACGCTCTGGTCCGGCGCACCGCAGGATGCCAACAATTACGAGGCGTATAAAAAACTGCCTGAAATACAAAAGTTACTCCTGGAAGGAAAGAACGATCAGGCGCAGGCGCTGATAGATAAGGATTTCGTATGCACTGGAAAAGGGTCGGGAGCAGAACCCTTCGGCTGTTTCCAGACATTGGGTAACCTGACTTTCAATTTTCAATACAAAGGACTGAAAGCAGATGAAGTGACTTTCAGCGATTATGCAAGAACCTTATCACTGAACAACGCGGTCGCTGTTGCCTCATACAAAGTAGGGAAGGTTGCTTACCACCGCGAGTACTTTACCAGCTTCGGGAACGACGTGGGTATTACACGGCTTACAGCCGATAAGCCCGGAAGTATTTCGATGACCGTGGCGCTCTCAAGAGAAGAGAAGGGAAATGTTACGGTGAGCAATAACACCATTGAAATGGAGGGACAGTTGGAGAACGGCACCAACGGCAAAGGCATGCGTTACATCGCTAAAGTAAGGCTCAGGGTTAAAGGAGGAACTGTTGCTACCTCCGGGAAAGAACTGGTGGTGAAAGATGCTTCGGAAGTAACGGTGTTCTTCTCCGCGAAAACCGATTTCCGTGATCCCGACTACCTGGCCCATGCGGAGCAGGCATTACAGGGGGCCATGAAAACGCCTTACGAAAAAGAAAAGAAAAAACATACCACTGCATACCAGCGTTTCTTCAACAGGATGAGCCTTTCACTCGGTGCGGGCAATACCGAACACCTGCCCACCGATAAAAGACTGGAGCTGTTTTACAACGCGACCCCCCCCGACAACCAGCTCCCGGTATTGTTCTACCAGTTCAGCAGGTACCTCAGCATCAGCAGTACACGCGTTGGATTGCTGCCGCCGAACTTACAGGGACTGTGGGCCCACCAGATCCGGACCCCTTGGAACGGCGACTACCACCTGGACGTGAATGTGCAGATGAACCACTGGGGCGTGGAAGCCGGCAACCTCTCTGAACTGAACCTGCCGCTGGCTGATCTCGTAAAGAACCTTGTGCCACATGGTGAACGTACAGCAAAAGCGTATTACAATGCTGAAGGATGGGTGGCCCACGTGATCACCAACCCCTGGATGTTTACCGAACCTGGCGAAAGCGCTTCCTGGGGCGTCACCAAATCCGGGTCGGGATGGTTGTGCAACAACCTTTGGGACCATTATATTTTTTCTAACGACCAGCAATACCTTAAAGATATTTATCCTGTATTAAAAGGTTCCGCGCAATTCTACGCTAGTATTTTAATCAAGGATCCGAAAACAGGCTGGCTCGTTACTTCACCTTCTTCTTCCCCTGAAAACTCGTTCTACATGCCCGATGGCAGCGGGAAACACGCGAGTATATGTATGGGTGCCACGATTGATAACCAGATCATCCGCGAACTGTTCACCAATGTGATCACCGCTTCGGAAACATTGAATACAGATGCCGATTTCAGAAACCAACTGAAGGAAACATTGCGCCAGATTCCGCCTCCCGGCGTGGTGGCCCCCGATGGCCGTTTGATGGAATGGCTGGAAGACTATAAAGAAACCGATCCGGAACACCGGCATATTTCGCACCTCTATGGATTGTATCCCGCAAACCTGATTACGCCTTCACAAACACCTGAGCTGGCGGAAGCCTGTAAGAAGTCGCTCAACGTGAGAGGTGATGATGGTCCGAGCTGGGCCATCGCCTACAAACAATTGTTCTGGGCGCGGCTGCACGACGGGAACCGCGCTTACAAGCTGTTCCGCGAAATCATGAAGCCCACGCTTCAAACGCACATCAACTACGGTGCCGGCGGCGGCGTGTATCCCAACCTGCTTTCCGCGGGGCCCCCGTTCCAGATCGATGGTAATTTCGGGGCAGGAGCAGGCATCGCTGAAATGTTGTTGCAGAGCCATGAAGGATTTATTCATTTCCTGCCGGCTATCCCCGATGTATGGAAGGCCAAAGGAAAAGTAACCGGCATGAAAGCAAGGGGAAACCTTACCGTGGATTTTGAATGGGAGAATGGTGTGGTGACCAATTTTGAGATTAGCAGTTCCGGTAAAATTCTTCCTGATGTTGAAACCTATGGTTCGGGAATCAGGGTGAATGCAAGCGGTAAACCTTCAGTCAAAGTAAAAGTAAACGGCCAGATGCAAGACGTGCTGGTGGAACTTTATAAAAAACGCAGATGA